One Candidatus Cardinium hertigii DNA window includes the following coding sequences:
- a CDS encoding sodium:solute symporter family protein — protein sequence MVGHIDVMIIGFSLIGTLVIGIYYGRGIKTFQDYAVGNRKMATSVIAISVIATIYGGGTLHAGLDGCYRKGFEILITQSILVAIIGYLFSRFITPRMKEFMGHLSIAESMGSVYGSTARIITAVLGIILTMAFLATQIKVGLEITAILFPKVAQLQSYSTILLILLVMAYATFGGARAVAITDVYQFLLFGLCFPMLIFVLLFSTKDLAAGWQKLTAIPHFNLNKMCTGHTLTTVLHSSGFLFRLLIVVTPSYLQRFYMASSVGQATKVFNKVAIMPSVIALLMFCVTAALHIRGNSIPTNQHVLHYILSLDYFPGMLGILVTAMLALLMSTADSQLHIASVLFTHDLWPFIARFTKSRNGSLKIVRIVSIGIGMISLLMVFDTTTTIQQLIWPTFYFYWTAVSVPFMLACFGFRPRSVAVLAIMGLSILMAVYIIFYQKQAVSHNHVILSMVVSAGSLFALHYLLPKRPHTGWIGIQDRSAWDLQNQITKRWWLTRMQRFKMFCTRSYRISVFPTQERTFVAVGCYTIINAIIALCFIQRQYFLPYVYLYMAVMALGTILALYPALHAYQKGGTPLLHNLWPMLLFFLLFMAPFQFAKLGHYSPVVCALFIANIGLSTVLVSVECSSMLLLCALAIHKFLPPYINFVDLFWESLRHASVLELVLAVMLVTAAVVGFVQYKYLRDKAVSKGKTMEITRSYEQRIALEAIYSQAHWARLDATAGGTLLRAMGDTLQETLFPIARNDPHKVENEITRFNKKLQKFSNCLLWRAQEERSLKLNKKAIQPIPLESTILKVNQQILDLGEPLALLLRKQTDVAEIVVDPALLECLLLLNLSAISKSQQATDHIVTLTLSAATLQYGSAAETAADLPSLTLPALAFCFSTDTSLPNLKPSYRITAMNANITLPASEAQFYQLESKQIVEAHGGYVEIIESPTQVNCLYVFPLDGRNVMRFKTYNPADMIANTIAETAESLAQEQELIGLLTTQTTLSAERIQQTIAFIKNAHGLVRRKSGAPYYTHPMAVAKLLLEATQDPDTILAGLLHDIVEDTPVTLHQLELMYGSAIAAVVDQVTHYNTNGYPWELDKLENKNILNQCKDTRVVQVKLADRLHNMRTLSARKPSDQQRIAQETLAFYIPWGTKHHVPQQWLTEMQRICGQFLV from the coding sequence ATGGTAGGGCATATTGATGTAATGATTATAGGGTTCTCCTTAATAGGCACGCTGGTTATTGGAATTTACTACGGTAGGGGTATCAAGACTTTCCAGGATTATGCTGTAGGGAATAGGAAAATGGCTACCAGTGTAATTGCTATTTCCGTTATAGCTACCATATATGGTGGTGGAACTTTGCATGCCGGCCTAGATGGTTGCTATCGAAAAGGCTTTGAAATACTTATTACGCAATCCATTTTAGTGGCTATCATTGGCTATCTTTTTTCCAGGTTTATCACGCCAAGAATGAAGGAATTCATGGGGCATCTTTCTATAGCAGAATCTATGGGAAGCGTATATGGATCAACCGCTCGCATCATTACCGCCGTACTTGGTATTATCCTAACTATGGCCTTTTTAGCAACTCAGATCAAAGTTGGCCTTGAAATCACAGCTATTCTATTTCCTAAAGTAGCACAACTTCAATCCTATTCAACCATACTTTTAATCCTATTGGTTATGGCGTATGCTACATTTGGAGGGGCGAGAGCGGTAGCCATAACAGATGTGTATCAATTTCTCCTTTTTGGGCTCTGTTTCCCTATGCTCATTTTCGTTTTGCTATTTTCTACGAAAGATTTAGCAGCGGGCTGGCAAAAACTTACCGCTATACCACATTTTAACCTAAACAAAATGTGCACAGGGCATACCCTCACAACTGTACTACATAGCTCTGGTTTCCTATTTAGGCTTTTAATCGTGGTTACACCTTCCTACCTACAACGTTTTTATATGGCTTCTTCTGTAGGGCAAGCAACAAAAGTTTTTAACAAAGTTGCTATAATGCCATCTGTGATAGCCTTGCTTATGTTCTGTGTTACAGCAGCTTTACATATACGTGGGAATAGCATTCCAACTAATCAGCATGTCCTTCACTATATCCTTTCCCTTGACTATTTCCCTGGTATGTTAGGCATATTGGTAACGGCTATGCTAGCATTGCTGATGTCTACCGCTGATTCCCAGTTGCATATTGCCTCTGTTTTATTTACCCATGACCTATGGCCTTTTATAGCTAGGTTTACCAAGTCACGTAACGGCTCGCTCAAAATTGTACGTATCGTCTCTATTGGTATAGGGATGATCAGTCTCCTGATGGTATTTGATACGACCACTACTATTCAACAATTAATATGGCCAACCTTCTACTTTTATTGGACAGCTGTCTCGGTTCCTTTTATGCTAGCTTGTTTTGGATTTAGACCGAGATCCGTTGCTGTGTTAGCAATCATGGGACTTAGCATACTTATGGCAGTCTATATTATTTTTTACCAAAAGCAAGCTGTATCACATAATCACGTTATCCTTTCAATGGTTGTAAGCGCAGGCAGCTTGTTTGCCTTACATTACCTGCTTCCTAAACGTCCCCATACCGGCTGGATAGGTATACAAGACCGTAGTGCCTGGGATTTACAAAACCAAATCACCAAACGCTGGTGGTTGACACGGATGCAACGATTTAAAATGTTTTGTACAAGGTCCTATCGTATAAGCGTTTTCCCTACCCAAGAACGTACCTTTGTAGCGGTAGGTTGCTATACTATTATTAATGCCATTATCGCGTTGTGCTTTATTCAAAGGCAGTATTTCCTTCCCTATGTATACCTCTATATGGCTGTAATGGCTTTGGGAACGATCCTAGCGCTCTACCCAGCCCTGCATGCTTATCAAAAAGGCGGAACACCGCTATTGCATAATTTATGGCCTATGCTATTGTTTTTTCTGCTTTTTATGGCCCCGTTCCAATTTGCTAAACTAGGACACTATAGCCCTGTAGTTTGTGCCCTTTTTATAGCTAACATAGGGCTATCTACCGTATTAGTATCCGTGGAATGCAGTAGTATGCTATTGCTTTGTGCTTTAGCAATCCATAAATTCTTGCCTCCTTATATAAATTTTGTTGATTTATTTTGGGAAAGCCTTAGGCATGCTTCTGTTCTAGAGCTTGTGTTAGCTGTAATGCTAGTAACCGCTGCTGTAGTAGGTTTTGTCCAGTATAAATACCTACGAGATAAAGCCGTTTCTAAAGGTAAGACTATGGAAATTACCCGTTCCTATGAGCAGCGCATTGCGCTAGAAGCCATCTATAGCCAAGCGCATTGGGCTAGATTGGATGCCACTGCTGGGGGTACCCTTTTACGAGCAATGGGAGATACCTTACAAGAAACTTTGTTTCCTATTGCAAGGAATGATCCGCATAAAGTAGAAAATGAAATAACGCGCTTTAACAAGAAACTACAAAAATTCAGCAATTGCCTACTATGGAGAGCCCAAGAAGAACGGAGCCTAAAACTTAATAAAAAAGCTATTCAACCCATCCCACTTGAATCAACTATCTTAAAAGTAAATCAGCAGATATTGGATTTAGGCGAACCGCTAGCGTTACTATTGCGTAAACAAACAGACGTAGCTGAAATAGTAGTAGATCCAGCCTTATTGGAGTGTTTGCTCCTACTCAACCTATCGGCAATCAGCAAAAGCCAACAAGCTACCGATCACATCGTAACCTTAACCCTTTCCGCTGCTACCTTGCAATACGGTTCGGCAGCAGAAACTGCGGCTGATCTCCCTTCCTTAACTTTACCTGCACTGGCTTTCTGTTTTAGTACGGATACAAGTCTACCAAACCTAAAACCTAGCTATCGTATTACAGCAATGAACGCAAATATTACCCTACCTGCTAGTGAAGCGCAGTTTTATCAACTAGAAAGCAAACAAATCGTAGAAGCCCATGGAGGCTATGTGGAAATAATAGAAAGTCCAACGCAGGTAAATTGTCTTTACGTATTCCCGCTGGATGGCCGTAACGTTATGCGCTTTAAAACGTATAATCCTGCTGATATGATAGCTAATACCATAGCTGAAACAGCGGAAAGTTTAGCACAAGAGCAGGAATTGATAGGGTTACTCACTACACAAACTACGCTTAGCGCAGAACGTATACAGCAAACCATTGCCTTTATTAAAAACGCTCATGGTTTAGTACGGCGTAAATCAGGTGCCCCCTACTATACCCATCCGATGGCAGTGGCTAAACTGCTGTTGGAGGCTACCCAGGATCCCGACACCATCCTAGCGGGTTTGTTGCATGATATCGTAGAGGATACGCCTGTTACACTTCATCAATTAGAACTGATGTATGGCAGTGCGATAGCTGCTGTGGTCGATCAGGTTACCCACTACAATACCAATGGGTATCCTTGGGAATTAGATAAGTTAGAAAATAAAAATATATTAAATCAATGTAAGGATACACGTGTGGTACAAGTAAAGCTAGCAGATCGATTGCATAATATGCGTACGTTATCTGCCCGTAAGCCATCCGATCAACAGCGTATAGCGCAGGAAACCTTAGCTTTTTATATCCCGTGGGGAACAAAGCACCACGTACCTCAGCAATGGCTGACAGAAATGCAGCGCATTTGTGGACAGTTTCTTGTCTAA
- a CDS encoding ATP-binding cassette domain-containing protein, which translates to MRYRNSIYNTYVGERGVKLSGGQRQRVAIACAILKDAPILILDEATSALDSQTENLIQDSLHY; encoded by the coding sequence GTGCGTTACCGGAACAGTATATATAATACCTATGTCGGAGAAAGAGGCGTTAAACTTTCTGGTGGACAACGTCAAAGAGTGGCTATTGCATGTGCCATCTTAAAGGATGCACCTATACTGATATTAGATGAAGCGACCTCTGCGCTGGACAGTCAAACTGAGAATTTAATTCAAGATAGCTTACATTATTAG